In Sciurus carolinensis chromosome 17, mSciCar1.2, whole genome shotgun sequence, one genomic interval encodes:
- the LOC124969101 gene encoding olfactory receptor 7G2-like yields MERRNQTVVSEFLLLGLTDDPALQPLIFSLFLTMYLVTILGNLLIILAISSNSHLHMPMYFFLSNLSFNDICFSSTTIPKMLVNILTDVQSSTYTACLSQVCFVFIFGGLENCLLAVMAYDRYVAICYPLRYTVIMNPRLCILLVLISMLLSTVDALLHTLMALRLSFCTSPEIPHFFCELAQIIKVACSDTLINNLLVYLVMDIFAAVPLSGIIFSYICIVSSVLKIPSSEGKYKAFSTCGSHLLVVTLYYGTGFGVYISSEVTDSPRKMAVASVMYSVVPQMLNPFIYSLRNRDMKRALRKLIDRITCPL; encoded by the coding sequence ATggaaagaagaaaccaaacagtggtttcagaattccttctcctgggactgacagatgacccagcactgcagcccctcatcttcagcCTGTTCCTGACCATGTACTtggtcaccatcctgggaaacctgctcatcatcctggccatcagCTCTAACTCCCATCTCCACAtgcccatgtatttcttcctctctaaTCTGTCCTTTAATGACATCTGTTTCAGTTCAACTACAATTCCAAAGATGCTGGTCAACATCCTAACAGATGTTCAAAGCTCCACATACACAGCCTGCCTCTCCCAGGTctgctttgtcttcatttttggCGGTTTAGAAAATTGCCTCcttgcagtgatggcctatgaccgttATGTGGCCATTTGTTACCCCCTGaggtacacagtcatcatgaatcCCCGACTGTGCATCCTGTTAGTTCTGATCTCTATGCTCCTCAGTACAGTGGatgccctcctccacactctgatGGCACTGCGTCTGTCCTTCTGCACAAGCCCAgagatcccccacttcttctgtgaacttgctcagaTCATCAAAGTGGCCTGTTCTGATACCCTCATCAATAACCTGCTGGTATATTTGGTGATGGATATATTTGCTGCTGTTCCTCTCTCTGGAATCATCTTCTCTTACATTTGCATTGTCTCCTCTGTCTTGAAAATACCCTCATCAGAAGGAAAGTATAAAGCCTTTTCCACTTGTGGGTCTCACCTATTGGTTGTTACCTTGTACTATGGGACAGGTTTTGGGGTGTACATTAGCTCTGAAGTGACTGATTCCCCCAGGAAGATGgcagtggcttcagtgatgtactCTGTGGTCCCTCAGATGCTGAAtccctttatctacagcctgaggaacagggacatgaagaGAGCTTTGAGGAAACTCATAGATAGAATAACTTGTCCTCTATAA